In the Cylindrospermopsis raciborskii Cr2010 genome, TTACTTTGGAAAGTTTGGGTTTAAATCGGGGAACAACGGTTAAGATTATTCTACCACTTATAGATATTTCTCTGCTTATTAGTAGTTAGGTTGACCCAATAATTTAAGTGTTATTTGACTCCCCGGTCTAAAGACACGGGGGTTCAGGAGAAGTCAACCATATTTGCACATTTTAGACCCAAATTTTTGATAACTAAATACCCGCACCATCCAAAAATTCTTGTATGGCTTTATCGCGAATATGACAGAGTTTCTGTTCCCTAGGTGATTCTTGATCTGCTATTAGTTTACCCACTAAAACTGGGCTCTTCAGATAACTAGGGAAAGATGGAATTGGGTCTTTGAGATTTTTGATTTCTTCCTCTAGCATTTCAATACGATTAACTAAAGCTCGAATTGCTTCTGCTTCAGAATCAGGTAGATTATTATGTTCCAAGGGAGCAATACGCACCCCTGAACGATAGATAATTCTCCCTGGTATACCAACAACAGTACAATTGGATGGTACATCCCTGAGTACTACCGAACCTGCACCAATACGAACATTACTACCTATTTGGAGATTACCTAACACCTTAGCACCCGCACCAACAACCACGTTTTCTCCCAGGGTGGGGTGACGTTTACCGCTTTGTTTACCCGTACCACCTAGGGTTACACCCTGATATATAAGAGCATAATCACCCACAATGGCAGTTTCTCCAATCACCACTCCCATACCATGGTCAATAAATACTCCTTTACCAATTACCGCACCTGGATGTATTTCCACACCCGTGAAAAATCTAGCTATCTGGGAAATGAGACGGGGAATTAGGGGAATACCCATGGTATGTAGGGTATGTGCTATTCTATGGAAGATGAGAGCTTGTAAACCCGGATAGCAAAATAAAACTTCCAACCAGTTGCGAGCAGCTGGATCCCGTTCAAAGATAATACGAAAATCGTCACGCAGTGTAGATAGCATCGAGATATTATCCAAAAAAGCTACTTTCTTATTTTAAATCATAGGGCACTAGATTTCCAACTCTGGTGAAAAATATTGGTCAAAGTCTTTAATCTTTAAGCTGGAAAAACACTCCACCTTTCCACATCCCTGGGTTCTGACCATAATTGTTAATTGTGAGCGATCGCAAGTTTTTAAAAAGTGGTTGAGCGAACAATTCCCCCAATGGAACTAGGGGTTGTTGACTTTCGAGAAATCTTTGACTTTTTTGCCAGTCCATATACACATAACCCTGGTTGGTTTGTGATCTATGACCAGCAGCTGTCTTAAATTGGCGGTTTTGGGTAAGGGGATTTTCTTGATGGGTGAGGATTTTTTCCATTGTTAAAATATCGGAAGCAAAAATTTCATAGTTATCAACTGTTGTATGAAGACCTATGATTTGTGCATCTACAACTTTATTAAGGAATTTTAGTTTTGTCCATGCAAAAATTGTTTGGTCATTTAATGGGAACGAACTAACATTAAATCCCTGTTTTACAGCTACAGTATTTAAGTGAGCAATCCCCTGGATTAGACTGGGGGAATTTTCCACAATAAAGGTCCAATGAGTATTATCCTCCAAACTAGGAAAAATCCCCAGAGCATATTCGCCATCTATCCAACTGAAAATATCATTGGCCAAGGTGATTCCTAATTGTTCTTGAATTTCCCACAAATGTGGTAATAACCTACGAGTACCTATAGTTGG is a window encoding:
- the cysE gene encoding serine O-acetyltransferase, with protein sequence MLSTLRDDFRIIFERDPAARNWLEVLFCYPGLQALIFHRIAHTLHTMGIPLIPRLISQIARFFTGVEIHPGAVIGKGVFIDHGMGVVIGETAIVGDYALIYQGVTLGGTGKQSGKRHPTLGENVVVGAGAKVLGNLQIGSNVRIGAGSVVLRDVPSNCTVVGIPGRIIYRSGVRIAPLEHNNLPDSEAEAIRALVNRIEMLEEEIKNLKDPIPSFPSYLKSPVLVGKLIADQESPREQKLCHIRDKAIQEFLDGAGI